The proteins below come from a single Vanessa tameamea isolate UH-Manoa-2023 chromosome 15, ilVanTame1 primary haplotype, whole genome shotgun sequence genomic window:
- the LOC113399678 gene encoding cation channel sperm-associated protein 1 produces the protein MKYHIFLGLFAVAAAYPGIIHQEAPQHAESFDHQGLIGESGHHHQVQHEHAKSHQSIKFEHFHPVPVYVKKEHSHLLKHPLEKGKSEQNLKQIHPETQHSHGGGLVLEDHRLDTEHLAASLGHGGFEHGGLEQGSLEQGNLEHAGLQHGGFEQQGGFEHYAGSYEGGEGLKAYAEVQEPEYQGHFYPEHSQGLSGASGEGYKFEHY, from the exons ATGAAGTACCAT ATTTTCTTGGGACTCTTCGCCGTGGCGGCTGCCTATCCAGGTATTATCCATCAGGAAGCACCACAACATGCGGAGAGCTTCGACCATCAAGGCCTTATTGGCGAGTCAGGACACCATCATCAAGTTCAACATGAGCACGCAAAGTCACACCAATCTATCAAATTCGAGCACTTCCACCCAGTTCCAGTGTATGTCAAGAAAGAACACAGCCATCTTCTTAAGCACCCTCTTGAAAAGGGAAAATCTGAACAAAATTTGAAACAGATTCACCCTGAAACTCAGCACAGCCACGGTGGTGGTCTTGTCTTGGAAGACCACAGACTGGATACTGAGCACTTAGCTGCTAGTCTTGGTCATGGTGGTTTTGAACATGGTGGCCTTGAGCAAGGATCTTTGGAGCAAGGAAACTTAGAACACGCTGGTCTTCAGCATGGTGGTTTCGAACAACAGGGAGGTTTTGAGCATTACGCTGGCAGTTACGAAGGCGGCGAAGGCTTAAAGGCTTACGCTGAAGTACAAGAGCCTGAATATCAGGGTCATTTCTATCCCGAACACTCTCAAGGGCTCTCAGGCGCCAGTGGCGAGGGTTACAAATTTGAGCACTATTAA
- the LOC113399637 gene encoding putative mediator of RNA polymerase II transcription subunit 12: protein MTKLLAYIFCILALAALSKSKQLKTGPRAIEESSTSSNTSQKFDKRFVTQEYTLYLTPQDIKDLKNGKVSVDAQAQIDAEKVRQQSGLQNSNREQQLNAYNPYNKINSQVVQPQAKFGGLVSRNGKQQQQKENNEYNKAISQIEEAQTELRGLNQQLKEYNEYYKAISQITESQPEFRGLQSRNNLQQQLKSQPELRELNQQQHQQQLREYNEYNKAISQLEQSQPELRGLLSRNNQEQQLNEYNKAIAQIDETQPELREFLSSNSQKQQLNEYNKAIAQIEESQPELHEFLSRKNQEQQLNEYNKAIAQIEESQPELHEFLSRKNQEQQLNEYNKAIAQIEESQPELRRYISSSNQQQELKEYKQYNNIFSQVEEPQVEFRPILSKDNQQQQQLKKYNQYNKIPSKTEEPQVELRGLLSHDNQQQRQQQPLKTYNQYNKKPSQAEEPKVELRGLLSHNNQQQQQRLKTYNQYNKVISQIPKAQVEPLLQDNQQKQLKTYNEYNKMFSQVKEPQAHREVLPQYSFYPKTTSENQQINYDFTNLYAEQKPMEEQRQNVFNDIFRNEPQINFNTQKERKTAEESVLKKEYDWVPFSPESANKEKFLPYEQLKQQWDGILGQNRLQMQELNVQKQNQNMNETNTQRNEAKQSDGKNEQKTEVEKQIESIFRQQQAFEDERQNEQAKAVNQGPPIIIHKEVSVTRHLPVPVVRKVKVAVPTPVLVPVPEPYEVKIPHPYPVPLEIVKHIPVPVVKHY, encoded by the exons ATGACTAAGTTGCTAGCATAT atattttgCATTTTAGCCCTTGCGGCGCTAAGCAAATCGAAACAACTAAAAACTGGTCCACGAGCAATAGAAgaatcatcaacatcatcaaatACGTCACAGAAGTTTGATAAAAGATTTGTTACTCAAGAGTATACATTATATCTGACACCGCAAGATATTAAGGATTTAAAAAATGGCAAAGTATCTGTGGACGCTCAAGCACAAATCGACGCAGAAAAAGTTCGTCAACAATCAGGTTTACAAAACTCTAACCGAGAACAACAGTTAAATGCATATAATCCATACAACAAGATTAACTCTCAAGTTGTACAACCCCAAGCCAAATTTGGTGGACTTGTATCGCGTAACGGTAAACAACAACAACagaaagaaaataatgaatacaaCAAAGCTATCTCACAAATTGAAGAGGCCCAGACAGAACTTCGTGGACTTAATCAACAACTGAAAGAATATAATGAATACTACAAAGCTATCTCACAAATAACAGAATCTCAGCCAGAATTTCGTGGTCTTCAATCACGGAACAATTTACAACAACAGCTGAAATCCCAGCCTGAACTTCGTGAACTAAATCAACAACAACATCAACAACAACTAAgagaatataatgaatataacaaaGCTATCTCACAACTTGAACAATCTCAGCCAGAACTGCGTGGACTTTTGTCACGTAACAATCAAGAACAACAGCTGAACGAATATAACAAAGCTATCGCACAAATTGATGAAACTCAGCCAGAACTTCGTGAATTTCTATCAAGTAACAGTCAAAAACAACAGCTGAACGAATATAACAAAGCTATCGCACAAATTGAAGAATCCCAGCCAGAACTTCATGAATTTCTGTCACGTAAGAATCAAGAACAACAGCTGAACGAATATAACAAAGCTATTGCACAAATTGAAGAATCCCAGCCAGAACTTCATGAATTTCTGTCACGTAAGAATCAAGAACAACAGCTGAACGAATATAACAAAGCTATCGCACAAATTGAAGAATCCCAGCCAGAACTTCGTAGATATATATCAAGCAGTAATCAGCAACAAGAACTGAAAGAATATAAAcagtataacaatattttctcaCAAGTTGAAGAACCCCAGGTAGAATTTCGTCCAATTTTATCGAAAGacaatcaacaacaacaacaattgaaaaaatataatcaatacaaCAAGATTCCCTCAAAAACTGAAGAACCCCAGGTAGAACTTAGGGGACTTTTATCACATGACAATCAACAACAACGACAACAACAACCATTGAAAACCTATAATCAATACAACAAGAAACCCTCACAGGCTGAAGAACCCAAAGTTGAACTTCGTGGACTGTTATCGCATAacaatcaacaacaacaacaaagattaaaaacatataatcaatACAACAAGGTAATCTCTCAGATTCCAAAGGCTCAGGTCGAACCTCTATTACAGGACAAccaacaaaaacaattaaaaacatataatgaatacaataaaatgttctcACAAGTTAAAGAACCGCAGGCACATCGAGAAGTACTGCCACAATATTCATTTTACCCTAAAACAACTTCTGAAaaccaacaaataaattatgattttacgaACTTATATGCAGAGCAAAAACCAATGGAAGAACAGAGACAAAATGTTTTCAATGACATTTTTAGAAATGAACCACAGATCAATTTTAATACtcaaaaagaaagaaaaacagCAGAAGagagtgttttaaaaaaagagtaTGATTGGGTACCATTTAGTCCAGAATCTGCTAATAAGGAAAAGTTCTTACCTTATGAACAGCTAAAACAGCAATGGGACGGTATTTTAGGTCAAAACCGTTTGCAAATGCAAGAATTAAATGTTCAAAAGCAAAACCAAAATATGAACGAAACAAACACTCAGAGAAATGAAGCTAAACAATCAGATGGTAAAAATGAACAGAAAACTGAAGTTGAGAAACAAATAGAATCAATATTTAGGCAGCAACAAGCCTTCGAAGATGAAAGACAAAATGAACAAGCTAAAGCTGTCAATCAAGGACCACCAATAATTATCCACAAAGAGGTAAGTGTAACGAGACACCTTCCCGTGCCGGTTGTAAGAAAAGTCAAAGTTGCAGTTCCAACACCAGTCCTAGTTCCTGTTCCTGAGCCCTACGAGGTTAAAATCCCACATCCTTATCCCGTACCTTTAGAAATTGTCAAGCATATTCCTGTACCGGTAGTTAaacattattag
- the LOC135193666 gene encoding putative uncharacterized protein DDB_G0271606, whose product MLAILAFTAAKQLNPGPQTISESSSTSKANDKRYATREITLFLTPSQIKSLNEARNSANKEAEAQSLKDNKEAEAQSLKDNQQYTLQGYGQQPEQTPWPKYTRVAPVEQPQEESQGFISQNPFLFKTRPVFENQDGGFEAFNLYREQKLREQQIQNIEEQQERKEGQLFRPYNPISDQAQEEALLHEELQQHWNRLLEHNRGQLKALSEANEKQNSEDLKANKESVQWESNQSKEEEETRSEIEKEIQFALRNNKAYDFSQENSRAEDQGNNQRSPILIHKEVRVTKHLPVHVVQKVKVSVPTPVLVPVPEPYEVKVPHPYPVPYEIIKHIPVPVIRKH is encoded by the coding sequence ATGTTAGCCATATTGGCATTCACCGCAGCAAAGCAGTTAAATCCTGGACCGCAAACAATTAGCGAATCCTCTTCAACATCGAAAGCAAACGATAAGAGATATGCGACTCGGGAAATTACATTGTTTCTTACACCAAgtcaaataaaatctttgaatGAAGCCAGAAATTCTGCGAACAAGGAAGCTGAGGCTCAATCACTTAAAGATAACAAGGAAGCTGAGGCTCAATCACTTAAAGATAACCAACAATATACTCTTCAGGGCTACGGTCAACAGCCAGAGCAAACTCCTTGGCCGAAATATACGAGAGTAGCACCAGTTGAACAGCCTCAAGAGGAAAGTCAAGGTTTTATTTCCCAAAACCCATTTCTATTCAAGACTAGGCCCGTCTTCGAAAATCAAGACGGAGGTTTTGAGGCTTTCAACTTGTATCGTGAGCAAAAACTTAGAGAAcagcaaatacaaaatattgaggAACAACAAGAAAGGAAAGAGGGGCAACTTTTCAGACCATACAATCCTATTTCCGATCAAGCCCAAGAAGAAGCACTTTTACATGAAGAATTACAACAACACTGGAATCGCCTTTTAGAACATAACCGCGGCCAGCTTAAGGCTCTGTCTGAAGCAAATGAGAAACAAAATTCTGAAGATTTAAAGGCGAACAAAGAGTCTGTGCAGTGGGAATCCAACCAATCCAAGGAGGAGGAGGAAACGAGATCTGAAATCGAAAAAGAAATCCAATTTGCTTTAAGGAATAATAAAGCTTATGACTTTAGCCAAGAGAACTCTCGCGCAGAAGACCAAGGAAATAACCAAAGGTCACCCATACTTATTCACAAAGAAGTGAGGGTCACTAAACATCTTCCAGTACATGTTGTACAAAAAGTAAAGGTCTCGGTGCCTACCCCAGTGCTCGTACCAGTGCCTGAACCATATGAAGTTAAAGTACCTCACCCATACCCCGTGCCTTACGAAATTATAAAGCACATCCCTGTACCAGTAATCAGAaaacattaa
- the LOC113399636 gene encoding uncharacterized protein LOC113399636: MNYSCETCELSDVLCNGESMIPTDNVQIIASKNVVNFNFPRFEDTVSCVYMGSFNDSGKLFTKILAVIETVTIPKVDVLNAPNEGEQFEHEVPYNCDNCLVDKVYVNGIPLETSTRRSSLNSIAFYVTSPTAIKIRMTEYTPTFEGVYQAVFSVDDEKITKTIMEIQSESETTTDGTTVASSSDGQPNPNDSTKSEQPNPNDTTTAALPDTSLADINNTSTAAPS, from the exons ATGAACTATTCTTGTGAAACCTGTGAGCTATCCGATGTTCTTTGCAATGGGGAGAGTATGATCCCTACTGATAATGTTCAAATAATAGCTTCAAAAAATGTGGTCAATTTCAACTTTCCCAG GTTTGAAGACACTGTATCCTGTGTATACATGGGATCTTTTAATGATAGTGGAAAATTGTTCACGAAAATTTTGGCTGTAATTGaaa CTGTTACGATACCAAAAGTAGATGTTCTAAATGCACCAAATGAAGGAGAGCAATTCGAACATGAAGTTCCGTACAATTGTGACAATTGTCTCGTTGATAAg gtTTACGTCAACGGCATACCGTTAGAAACTTCAACTAGAAGAAGTTCACTTAACTCAATAGCATTTTATGTT acTTCACCAACAGCAATAAAAATTCGTATGACCGAGTACACACCCACCTTCGAAGGGGTGTATCAAGCAGTCTTTAGTGTGGATGACGAGAAAATCACTAAGACAATTATGGAGATACA ATCGGAATCTGAAACAACGACGGATGGTACAACGGTAGCTTCAAGTTCAG ATGGACAACCCAATCCTAACGATTCCACTAAAA GTGAACAACCTAATCCCAATGATACAACTACAG cggCTTTACCTGATACAAGTTTAgcagatataaataatacatctaCGGCCGCCCCATCATGA
- the LOC113399635 gene encoding uncharacterized protein LOC113399635, producing MSANLICVLILFFISFSSCGYQPTGDEVQPGSVLLPATRRGRYLANIVRRQAVDGTGIKFNKDADRMNAEAKKKVDVLSEELLPYIIAEQERRTTLYKRIMTAIQNGEKGVTIAEMRSKPPLIIRKGLLYRCPTNLLPKEPDGSGLIMCEDEIEPTQIMYDSCLSAEDKELYVAENKYFFCNRHKIEGPDLPRNGSTVIGCAPIERTSLNYTTSRCALEATDDVVVHYRYYPDRTYKFVTELDPDKEVCDHWNPCQIGYIFSLPSPDQAMLASELWRDRNEEFVSQKSKNYTSSTKKVVIPEGYKFNDVVFTKKGATRKSHSTQTRVPLDKSLYTAKISKCGRFVKLTLHFPDWSIEYYGNYEVEAVKKNGKDAPLYLKAFYLTQSSISIQARSMEVHLGQRANATSIPMRCNRCQFGSIMVRANDGSIYVLDTAKYRKRHYIDNQLILEIEVEGNTPQGFGDYFALMYNGDGYEEKVRLLTVLCK from the exons ATGAGTGCGaatttgatttgtgttttaattttattctttatttctttttcatcTTGCGGTTATCAGCCT ACGGGAGATGAAGTACAGCCTGGTAGTGTTTTGTTACCAGCGACACGACGAGGAAGATATTTGGCTAATATAGTGAGAAGACAAGCCGTC gatGGGACAGGAATCAAATTCAATAAGGATGCCGATAGA ATGAATGCAGAAgcaaagaaaaaagtagatGTGTTATCGGAGGAGCTCTTGCCATATATAATAGCAGAACAAGAAAGACGTACAACTCTCTATAAGAGAATTATGACAGCTATACAAAATGGAGAAAAGGGTGTAACTATCGCAGAGATGAGGAGTAAACCTCCCCTCATTATAAGAAAAG GATTGCTATACCGATGTCCAACTAATCTGTTGCCCAAAGAGCCTGATGGTTCTGGTTTAATAATGTGCGAAGATGAAATCGAGCCGACGCAGATTATGTATGATTCCTGCCTTAGTGCTGAGGATAAGGAACTATATGTGGCtgagaataaatatttcttctgtAATC gtCATAAAATAGAAGGCCCGGACTTGCCTCGTAACGGTTCAACTGTGATTGGTTGTGCACCTATTGAGAGAACATCCCTTAATTATACAACCAGTCGATGTGCGTTAGAAGCTACTGATGATGTCGTTGTTCATTATCGCTACTATCCAGATaga acataTAAATTCGTCACGGAATTGGATCCAGACAAAGAAGTTTGTGATCATTGGAATCCTTGCCAAATTGGATATATTTTCAGTCTACCTTCACCAGATCAAGCGATGCTAGCGAGTGAATTGTGGC GTGACAGAAACGAAGAGTTTGTATCACAGAAGTCTAAGAATTATACAAGTAGTACTAAAAAAGTTGTCATTCCCGAGGGGTATAAATTTAATGACGTTGTTTTCACGAAAAAAGGAGCGACA AGAAAATCTCATTCAACCCAGACCCGT GTTCCGCTAGATAAATCATTATACACCGCAAAGATTAGCAAATGTGGACGATTTGTgaaattaacattacattttccGGACTGGTCCATTGAATATTACGGCAATTATGAAGTTGAAGCTGTTAAAAAGAACGGGAAAGATGCACCACTTTATCTCAAAgcgttttatttaa CTCAAAGTTCGATTTCGATCCAAGCGCGATCTATGGAAGTCCATCTGGGCCAGAGAGCCAATGCTACTTCCATTCCGATGCGTTGCAATCGATGTCAGTTCGGCTCTATTATGGTGCGGGCGAATGATGGCAGCATCTATGTGTTGGATACGGCTAAATATCGCAAAAGACATTACATTGACaa TcaactaatattagaaattgaAGTCGAAGGCAATACGCCGCAAGGTTTCGGCGATTACTTTGCGCTTATGTACAATGGGGATGGCTATGAAGAAAAAGTACGACTTTTGACTGTTTTGTGTaagtaa
- the LOC135193667 gene encoding uncharacterized protein LOC135193667 produces MAAKVGVAAIFLALLFALTEIQAKQLDPGPQAIKDSLSTSTSPPASTQKPQKRYVTKEIILYLTPSQIKALQDGKGLVSSQTISQSTETQEQNDQRLTSQEHEEFIRQQFENIKSAKISQSKKTPYDHLELVSHGPSYKKGEIPTENQQKYSDLIEIWKQGGIDQQAKPLYLFSQLGEDKQRELWSVQNERDSEVERNAWIGGYGSVSEKKQEEILLHEQLKQQWNHILEQNRNQLKTLSAISSENVKSPSLSLQTEKPLLQLQYAPRYNDQKNAIEIEKILRSNHRQELEKESALLKAEAIANSPPILIHQEIRVTKHRPVPIPVKHVKVQVPTPVLIPVPEPFEVKIPHPYPVPLEIIKHIPVPILKTENMPVPVEVEQQIKVPFTKNVYGNVYRPYYIQKFSPVQTKK; encoded by the exons ATGGCGGCGAAAGTCGGGGTCGCG GCAATATTTCTTGCACTGTTGTTCGCATTGACAGAAATACAAGCGAAACAATTAGATCCTGGTCCACAAGCAATCAAAGATTCATTATCTACTTCAACCTCACCGCCAGCATCAACGCAAAAGCCACAAAAACGCTATGTAACAAAAGAGATAATTTTGTATCTTACACCGAGTCAAATCAAAGCACTGCAAGATGGAAAGGGACTTGTAAGTTCTCAAACCATTTCTCAATCTACAGAGACACAGGAACAAAATGATCAACGTCTAACTTCCCAAGAACATGAAGAATTTATTCGTCAGCaatttgaaaacataaaatcagCTAAAATATCTCAGTCGAAAAAAACGCCATATGATCATTTAGAATTGGTCTCACATGGTCCTTCTTATAAAAAAGGAGAGATACCTACTGAAAATCAGCAGAAATATTCAGATTTGATAGAAATTTGGAAACAAGGTGGAATCGACCAACAAGCTAAACCACTATACTTGTTTTCTCAGCTTGGTGAAGACAAACAAAGAGAACTATGGAGCGTACAAAATGAAAGAGATTCGGAAGTGGAAAGAAATGCATGGATTGGAGGATATGGATCAGTTTCAGAAAAAAAACAGgaagaaattttattacatgaacAACTGAAACAGCAGTGGAATCATATTTTGGAACAAAATCGTAACCAATTAAAGACTTTGTCAGCAATATCTTCTGAAAATGTGAAATCTCCATCACTGTCACTTCAAACAGAGAAACCCTTGTTACAGTTGCAATATGCTCCGCGATACAACGATCAGAAAAACGCAATAGAAATTGAAAAAATCTTGAGAAGCAATCATCGACAAGAATTAGAAAAGGAAAGTGCTCTTTTGAAGGCAGAAGCTATCGCAAATTCTCCCCCCATTCTCATTCATCAAGAAATTAGAGTTACAAAACATCGTCCAGTGCCAATACCGGTTAAACACGTAAAGGTTCAAGTTCCAACGCCTGTTTTAATTCCTGTACCTGAACCATTTGAGGTTAAAATTCCACATCCTTATCCAGTACCCTTAgagattataaaacatattcctgtaccaattttaaaaacagaaaatatgCCTGTACCTGTGGAAGTGGAACAACAAATTAAGGTACCTTTTACCAAAAACGTATATGGAAACGTGTATAGaccatattatatacaaaaattttcCCCTGTACAAACTAAGAAATAA